In the Clostridium cellulovorans 743B genome, GAAAAATTAGAGAAAAAGATAAAGTTAAAACAAGAAGTTCAAGTAGTAAACGATATGTTTAGATTTCTTGATAATAACACTAGTAACATAAGTAAAGTTCCTCTAAAATTTGATATAACCTTAAAAAAACATAAAACAGACAATAAAGGTTATTTTGAATTTAAAGTAGGAACAGATAGAACCTATGTAGTAAAAAATATTATTGATTTTGCAAAAGCTATAAAAAATAAGAAACCTTTGGGATATGGAAGTAGCTTTATTTTAGATATGAATAAGCAACGATTCCAAGATGCAGATTTAAAAATAATAGATATTATTCTTGAATATGCAGAAATTAAAGCAGATATCGAGGCGATGATGTTCTATAGTAGAAAATTCCAAGGTACAGATAAAAGATTAATAGCATCTAACAGTATGCTTATAAAAATGTTAAAAGCTCTAACTGGAAAAGTTATAAATTTTTCATTTATTGGCCAGGAAACGAATTATCCAGTGAAAGTTGTTTCAGAAAATCTTCCTATTAAAATTGATATTAACGAAAGTAATGAAGAAATAGCCATTTCTAAAAGTGACGATCCAATAGCACTAGATAAAGAAAAGACTATATATTTGTATAACGATAAAATATATATACCAAACAAAGAACAAGCTTTAATTTTAGGCGCTCTAGATTATATTCCCAAGAGCAGTAATAATAAGCTTAGGGTTAAAAAGGATCAAGGTGAAAGTTTATTAAAAGTAATGATACCTCGATTAGATAATAATATAGAAGTTAATATTACAGGTGAAATTAAAGATAGAATAATTAAGGAAGAGTTAACAAAAGAGATTTACTTAGATAAAGTTGGAGGAACTATAGTTGTTAATATAGTCTTTAATTATGGGGTTGAAAAGATAAATCCATTAAAGCTTTATGAATCAGATTTCATTGTCTATAGAGATTTGAAACAGGAGAAAAGTATTATAAATAGGTTAGAAGCTTTGGGTTTTAAGGGAAATAGCCAAGGATTTCTTTTAGATGATGAAGAATCTATAATTAAGTTTGTTGAGGAAGGCATTGAGGGAATAAAAAATGAAGGACAGGTGTTTTATTCTGATGCTTTTAAAAACATGAAAATTCATAAGATTTCATCTATAAAAAGCTCTGTACGTATTAATAATGAAGATCTACTTGAAATATCTTTTGATATTCCAGAAGTGGACAAGAAAGAATTAAAAGGGGTATTTGAAGCGCTAAGGGAAAAGAAAAGGTATTATAAGCTTAAGGATGGAGCTATAATTATTTTAGATAACAAGGAACTTTCAGCGCTGCCAGACTTCATCGATAATGTAGGTGGGAATAAGTTATTAAGTAATGGAAATATGGTTGTAGCTAAAAACAACATATTATATGTAAATGAAACTATGAATACTAGTGGAATAAAGAGTTATTCCAAGGATGAGGCAGTAAATAAGATTATAAAAAATATAAAGGAAGTTAATGAACTAGATTTTGAAATTCCAACTTCATTAGAAAAAATAATGAGAGAATATCAAAAGGTTGGTTTTAGGTGGTTTAAAACTTTAGCAGTTTATGGCATGGGCGGAATTTTAGCTGATGAAATGGGGCTAGGAAAAACACTTCAAAGCATTGCATTTCTTGCATCAGAAAAGGAGAAGGGCAAATCTTTGGTAGTTGCTCCTACTTCTCTTATATATAATTGGGAACAGGAAATTATAAGGTTTTGTCCTGAACTTAAAGCTATTGTTATAGCAGGAGATAAAAAATCTAGGTTAGAAGCTATTAAGGAAATGGATTATTATGATGTTATAATAACTTCATATCCTACCTTAACAAAGGATATGGAGATTTATGAGGACATTTCTTTTGAATATATGATAATTGACGAAGCTCAGAAGATAAAAAATAGAGATACACTTACAACTAAAGCTGTTAAAGATATAAAAGCAAAGATTCGTTTTGCACTTACAGGAACACCAATAGAAAACTCCTTAACAGAATTATGGTCAATATTTGATTTTGTTATGCCAGGATACATTTTTTCACATAGAAGGTTTAGTGAGCTTTATGAAGTACCAATAATTAAAAATGGAGATAACAAAGCGCTAGATAATTTGAATAAGAAAATAAAACCATTTATCTTAAGAAGATTAAAGTCTGAAGTTATAAAAGAACTTCCAGAAAAGATTGAAAAAAGGTTATATGTAGATATGACAAAGGAACAAAAAAAGTTGTATTTTGCTTATGTTAAGCATATACAAGGAGAACTTGATGATGAAGTTAAGGAGAAGGGCTTTAACAATAGCAAGATAAAAATTTTAGCTGCCCTTACAAGACTTAGACAAATATGCTGTGATCCAGCTTCATTTTTAGACGACTATAAAGGTGGAAGTGGAAAATATGAAGCACTTTCTGAAGTACTTGCGGAGGTTTTAGCAGGAAATCATAAAGTATTGCTGTTTTCACAGTTTACTTCGGTGCTTAAAAATATAGAGAAGCTTTTGACTAAAAATAAGATAACATATAAATATTTAGATGGTTCAACAAAAAGTCAAGAAAGACTAAAAATTGTTGATGAATTTAATAATGATGATTCCCAAGTTTTCTTAATATCCCTAAAGGCTGGAGGTACAGGGCTTAATTTAACTGGAGCTGATGTGGTAATACATTTTGATCCGTGGTGGAATCCTTCAGTGGAGAATCAAGCCACTGATAGAGCTCATAGAATAGGACAAAAAAATACTGTAGAGGTTATTAAGTTGATTTCAAAAGGAACTATCGAAGAGAAAATTGAAAAACTGCAGAGAAAGAAAACTGAAGTAATAAAGAATGTTTTAGATGAAGATTTAAATAGTAACAATGTTTTATCCTCCATGAGTTACGAGGAAATAAAAGATTTGTTTTTATAGTTAAGAAAGCTTTACTAGGGAGGAATGTTTATGGAGAAATTATACAACTTCTTTTGGAGTAAGGTTCGAAACACCAATGTGTTCGATGAATATGGAGATTGTATTGGAAGACTATACGACATGTATGTTATGACAGAAGAGGGATATCCAAAGATTATTGGATACAAAGTAAAAAAAGATGGAGAAATACTTAATTACGAGTTCAAAGCTATAGATTTTAAAAGAGATAAAAACAAAAATATATATGTATCAGTAAAAGGTGCAAGAGATATATTACCTACAACATATTCGTATCTTTTATCGAGGCATCTTTTAGATCGTTCTATAGTAGATATTAATGGAAAAAAGTTAGTCAGAGTAAATGATGTAAGGCTTGCAGAGATGGCTGGAGATATAAGAATTGTTGCAGTAGATGCAGGTATAAATGGTGTTCTAAGAAAATATAAAGTTTATAAAATGTTTAAGATGATATCTAAGATTTTCAAACATAAAACTGACACAGAGTTGATTTTATGGGATAATCTAGAATCTATTGATATGGTTCAAAATAGAAGTATAAAATTGAATGTTCCATATAAAAAGATATCAAAACTTCATCCAGCAGACCTTGCAGATATAATTGAAAGCATGGATATTGAATACAGAAATAAGATTTTTGAAAACCTAGATGACGATTTAGCAGCAGAAACTTTAGAGGAAATCGAGCCAGGGGTTCAAGCTGAAATTTTAGAGCATCTAAGCGAAAGTAGAACCACTGATGTTTTAGAGAATATGCCTAATGATGAGATTGCTGATATTTTAGATGAAGTAGATGATGCTACAGCTGAGAAAATATTAATCAGTATGGAAAAAGAAGATGCTGAAGAAATCAGAAATTTAATGAAATACAGTGAGACCACTGTAGGAAGTATAATGAATAAAGATTTTATTTCTTTCAATATAAATGTTACTGTAAATGAAACCTTAGAAATATTAAAAGAAATGGAGATCGATGAAGAGGTTGCTTATTATATCTATATAATCGATGAAGATGGAATTATTGAAGGTTCTGTGAGGTTGATTCAGTTATTACAGGATGATAAGAACAGTACACTTCGTGATATTATGGATACTAATATAATAACGGTTTCTGATGAAGATCTTAGGGAAAATGCCTTTGAAGCAATAGTAAAATATAACTTGTTTGCGGTGCCAGTAGTGGATAAAAAGAATAAGTTATGTGGTATAGTAGTTATTCATGATCTTTTAGATGAGTATTTCCAAGGTAATACACGAAAAATATTTAAGTAGCATAAAATACCTTTAGATAAGGATTTTTATAGTTATAGTTATTGACAAAGTGTAATTATAAATTATAATATAAGATATCCTACTATTTTAGTAAGGATTATCTAAAGGTGTGGAGGAGGTTGCATTAGTGTTTAAAAATATAAGATATGATATAAAAAGAGTTATGGAACAAGATCCAGCAGCAAATAGTAAACTTGAGGTTTTCTTTTTATACCCATGTATTCATGCTATGATCGCATATAGAATAGCTCATGTACTCTATAAAAAGAGGATATTTTTCTTAGCTAGATTGATATCACAACTTTCGAGATTCTTTACAGGGATAGAAATACACCCAGGAGCAAAAATTGGTAAAGGTTTAGTTATTGATCACGGTATGGGTGTTGTTATTGGTGAAACGGCAGAAGTTGGGGATAATGTTCTTTTATATCATGGAGTTACGCTAGGTGGAACAGGAAAAGATAAAGGTAAAAGACACCCTACGGTGGGAAATAATGTGATAATAGGAACTGGGGCTAAAGTTCTTGGGAATATTGTTATTGGTGATAATGCAAAAATTGGAGCTAATGCTGTAGTTTTAAAAAGCATTCAAGCAGGTGCAACAGCAGTAGGAATCCCAGCTAAGGTGATATTACCCAAGGAGCCACCAAAAGGAGACGTAATTAAGTTTGAGGATATAACAAAAAAGAGTTGCTTTTAGAGAAAGGAGTTATTCTTAAAAGGATAATTGTTTATAAAAATGGATATAAAGGAAGAAATAAAACACTTTTGTAAAAGTCTTGGACTAAATACAGTGGGATTTATGAGAGCAAGAATCTTTCATGAGTTAAGGCCATTTTATGAAAGACGAAAAGAACTAGGAGTTTTTAATAGTTTTGAAGAATCAGATATTGAAAAGAAAATAAATCCTTTTTTATATTTGCATGAAGCAAAAACAATTATAACTGTTGCATTTCCTTATAAATATAAAGAATCCTTTGAAGATAAGGTATATTTCTCTAGATACACTAGGGGTAAAGATTACCACAAGGTAGCGTATACTTATCTTCAGAGGATTTGTGAATTTATAAAGAGTTTTGGTTATGATGCAGTGGCTTTAGTGGATAGTAATAGTTTGCCTGAAAGATATATCGCAGCAGAAGCTGGAGTTGGATTTATAGGCAAAAATAATATGCTTATAACCGAAAAGTATGGCTCTTATGTTTTTTTAGGAGAAATAATTACTGATGCATTAATTGATCCTGATGCAAAGATAGAAAGTAAATGCGGAGAGTGCAATTTATGTATAAAAGCATGTCCGGTAAAAGCTATTGGTGAAGAATATAATGATTCCAATAAGTGCTTATCTTACTTGACTCAAAAGAAAGATTTAACTGATGAAGAAATGGAGTCATTGAAAGGAAGGCTTTTTGGTTGTGATACTTGCCAGCGGGTTTGTGAATTTAACCAGTATACTGAAGAAGCTAATTTAAAAGAGCTTAATCCCTATGAGTTTATGGAACATGTAGATGTGAAAGAAATTGCACATATAGATAAAAAAATATTTAAGGATAAGTATATCAAAACCTCTTGCGGATGGAGAGGAAAAAATATACTCCAAAGAAATGCACTTATAGCATTATTTTCTCAAGGAAATGGTGAAGAGGTAGATTATGAAAAAATTACTTCTGACTACGTTAAAGAGTACTATAATAGACTTTTGAACAGGTATAAACTATAATTAAATTTAGACATTAATTAATGGATAAAAATCATCTATGCAGGATGTAATCTTGTTATTTGGTTTATTAGTCCTTATTTTAATGTATATAAGCTTTTGCATTTAATTTAAGGGGGAGTCATTTTGGTTAAAGATATTATAGGAAAAATAGTTACAATGTTACCGAAAAGTGTCGGAGAAAAAGTTGCAAGGTTTATGTTAAAGAATTTTATATTAAACAAAGCAAATATAAAGGTTGAAGGTATAGACACTGCGAAAAACGTAAGCGGACCTATAATTTTTATATGTAATCATTTAAGTAATGCTGATGGACCAGTTTTAAGTGGTGTGTTAGAACCCTATGATCCTACTTTTGTGGCTGGGGTTAAATTGTCTCAGAATAATTTTACTAAGTTGGGCATACTAGCTGTAAAGACAACTCCTATAAAGCCAGACACTGCTGATAAGGTAGGGTTATCAAATATAGTTTCTATTGCCAAAAAAGGAGGGAATATTGTGATATTCCCAGAAGGTACTAGGAGCAGAAATGGTAAGATGATTAAAGCGAAGAAGGGATTATATCTTATTGCTAAGCTTACAAAAGCAACTATAGTTCCTATTGGTATGTGGGGGACAGAAAAATTCATGCCCATAAATGATAATGGTATGGAAAAGGAAAAAGTAAATAGAACAGATATACATATAAAAATTGGAGAACCATTTACTTTAAGACCAAGAGCTGCTGAGGAAGATAAGAAGCAATATGAAGAAGCTGTTGTGGAGGAAGCAATGACTAAAATCGCTGAACTTTTACCAGAAGAGTACCGTGGAGAATATAGCATATAAGGATATGGATAAAGAAAAGTCAAAAATAGTTATAGATAAACTAAGTGAGATGTATCCAAACGCTAAGTGTGAGTTGAATTTTCACAGTGCTTATGAATTGTTAATAGCTACTATGATGTCAGCACAATCTACTGATGTTAGGGTGAATATAATTACTGAGGATTTATTTGAAAATTATTATACACCAGAGCAAATGGTAACTTTAAGTGAGGAAGAATTGCAAGAAAAAATAAAATCCTGCGGATTGTATAAAAGTAAAGCTAAAAATATATTGGCTACAAGTAGGATATTGATAGAAAAATATAATGGACAGGTACCAAAATCTATTGAAGAGCTTACAACACTACCAGGGGTGGGAAAGAAGACTGCCAATGTAGTAGCTTCAAATGTTTTTGGAATACCTGCAATAGCGGTAGATACTCATGTTTTTAGAGTGGCAAATCGTATAGGTATTGCAGAGGGGAAAACTCCAGAAAAGGTTGAAGAACAGCTAATGGAGGCAATTCCTAAAGAAAAATGGAGCGACTCACATCATTACTTAATTTGGCATGGACGCAGAATTTGTAAAGCAAGAAAGCCAGAGTGTGAGGTTTGCAATTTGAAATATGAATGTAATTATTACAATAAAAGGTAAAATTTACTACACAAATTACTTTTTTTGGGTTATAATATTATGAAGATTAGTTTCACATTTACACTATAAGGGGGGAACTTATTTATGGGTAAAGAGAGTAAACTAATAAAACTCATGAATATTTTGAAGAAAAAGTCAAAAATTGGAGAGGGTATTAGCTATGCAGTACCAGATCTATGGAATTGTTTTGATTATTCATCCAAGGAAAGTAATTGCAGAGAAGATGGAGTTTTATTTGTTAACCCATATGATTTTTATTCGGAATGTATAGAAAAATATATTCTGAAGTCGAGAAAGAGCAGCATAGATTATTCAAAATCATTATCAAAAAATGTGGCTACAGTTAATGGAAGTGTTGGAGTAATTGGAGGAGACTGGATAAAATCCAGCATAATATATTCTATGCAGATAAGGACGTCTACCTCTTGGGACCATGATTTAGACGGGTATCTCTCAGACTATAGTGCAAATGGTTTTAAGGAAACTG is a window encoding:
- the queG gene encoding tRNA epoxyqueuosine(34) reductase QueG, translated to MDIKEEIKHFCKSLGLNTVGFMRARIFHELRPFYERRKELGVFNSFEESDIEKKINPFLYLHEAKTIITVAFPYKYKESFEDKVYFSRYTRGKDYHKVAYTYLQRICEFIKSFGYDAVALVDSNSLPERYIAAEAGVGFIGKNNMLITEKYGSYVFLGEIITDALIDPDAKIESKCGECNLCIKACPVKAIGEEYNDSNKCLSYLTQKKDLTDEEMESLKGRLFGCDTCQRVCEFNQYTEEANLKELNPYEFMEHVDVKEIAHIDKKIFKDKYIKTSCGWRGKNILQRNALIALFSQGNGEEVDYEKITSDYVKEYYNRLLNRYKL
- a CDS encoding magnesium transporter is translated as MEKLYNFFWSKVRNTNVFDEYGDCIGRLYDMYVMTEEGYPKIIGYKVKKDGEILNYEFKAIDFKRDKNKNIYVSVKGARDILPTTYSYLLSRHLLDRSIVDINGKKLVRVNDVRLAEMAGDIRIVAVDAGINGVLRKYKVYKMFKMISKIFKHKTDTELILWDNLESIDMVQNRSIKLNVPYKKISKLHPADLADIIESMDIEYRNKIFENLDDDLAAETLEEIEPGVQAEILEHLSESRTTDVLENMPNDEIADILDEVDDATAEKILISMEKEDAEEIRNLMKYSETTVGSIMNKDFISFNINVTVNETLEILKEMEIDEEVAYYIYIIDEDGIIEGSVRLIQLLQDDKNSTLRDIMDTNIITVSDEDLRENAFEAIVKYNLFAVPVVDKKNKLCGIVVIHDLLDEYFQGNTRKIFK
- the nth gene encoding endonuclease III — its product is MDKEKSKIVIDKLSEMYPNAKCELNFHSAYELLIATMMSAQSTDVRVNIITEDLFENYYTPEQMVTLSEEELQEKIKSCGLYKSKAKNILATSRILIEKYNGQVPKSIEELTTLPGVGKKTANVVASNVFGIPAIAVDTHVFRVANRIGIAEGKTPEKVEEQLMEAIPKEKWSDSHHYLIWHGRRICKARKPECEVCNLKYECNYYNKR
- a CDS encoding lysophospholipid acyltransferase family protein; this translates as MVKDIIGKIVTMLPKSVGEKVARFMLKNFILNKANIKVEGIDTAKNVSGPIIFICNHLSNADGPVLSGVLEPYDPTFVAGVKLSQNNFTKLGILAVKTTPIKPDTADKVGLSNIVSIAKKGGNIVIFPEGTRSRNGKMIKAKKGLYLIAKLTKATIVPIGMWGTEKFMPINDNGMEKEKVNRTDIHIKIGEPFTLRPRAAEEDKKQYEEAVVEEAMTKIAELLPEEYRGEYSI
- the epsC gene encoding serine O-acetyltransferase EpsC, encoding MFKNIRYDIKRVMEQDPAANSKLEVFFLYPCIHAMIAYRIAHVLYKKRIFFLARLISQLSRFFTGIEIHPGAKIGKGLVIDHGMGVVIGETAEVGDNVLLYHGVTLGGTGKDKGKRHPTVGNNVIIGTGAKVLGNIVIGDNAKIGANAVVLKSIQAGATAVGIPAKVILPKEPPKGDVIKFEDITKKSCF
- a CDS encoding DEAD/DEAH box helicase, with product MFTLRINEEFIQEIAQRGAFEKGKNYYSKDLIIFFDFGIFKNKFQEDIGEISAVVESDKFATTYEIEVNFGIYSGGINYSCDCPAYKEAYGSSRCCKHIVAVLLKYIYDGHQEKLEKKIKLKQEVQVVNDMFRFLDNNTSNISKVPLKFDITLKKHKTDNKGYFEFKVGTDRTYVVKNIIDFAKAIKNKKPLGYGSSFILDMNKQRFQDADLKIIDIILEYAEIKADIEAMMFYSRKFQGTDKRLIASNSMLIKMLKALTGKVINFSFIGQETNYPVKVVSENLPIKIDINESNEEIAISKSDDPIALDKEKTIYLYNDKIYIPNKEQALILGALDYIPKSSNNKLRVKKDQGESLLKVMIPRLDNNIEVNITGEIKDRIIKEELTKEIYLDKVGGTIVVNIVFNYGVEKINPLKLYESDFIVYRDLKQEKSIINRLEALGFKGNSQGFLLDDEESIIKFVEEGIEGIKNEGQVFYSDAFKNMKIHKISSIKSSVRINNEDLLEISFDIPEVDKKELKGVFEALREKKRYYKLKDGAIIILDNKELSALPDFIDNVGGNKLLSNGNMVVAKNNILYVNETMNTSGIKSYSKDEAVNKIIKNIKEVNELDFEIPTSLEKIMREYQKVGFRWFKTLAVYGMGGILADEMGLGKTLQSIAFLASEKEKGKSLVVAPTSLIYNWEQEIIRFCPELKAIVIAGDKKSRLEAIKEMDYYDVIITSYPTLTKDMEIYEDISFEYMIIDEAQKIKNRDTLTTKAVKDIKAKIRFALTGTPIENSLTELWSIFDFVMPGYIFSHRRFSELYEVPIIKNGDNKALDNLNKKIKPFILRRLKSEVIKELPEKIEKRLYVDMTKEQKKLYFAYVKHIQGELDDEVKEKGFNNSKIKILAALTRLRQICCDPASFLDDYKGGSGKYEALSEVLAEVLAGNHKVLLFSQFTSVLKNIEKLLTKNKITYKYLDGSTKSQERLKIVDEFNNDDSQVFLISLKAGGTGLNLTGADVVIHFDPWWNPSVENQATDRAHRIGQKNTVEVIKLISKGTIEEKIEKLQRKKTEVIKNVLDEDLNSNNVLSSMSYEEIKDLFL